Proteins encoded in a region of the Zea mays cultivar B73 chromosome 2, Zm-B73-REFERENCE-NAM-5.0, whole genome shotgun sequence genome:
- the LOC100216566 gene encoding uncharacterized protein LOC100216566, producing MFWHVPGLSAASPVDTILDKENFKLECLLDEDEIIQECKALNTRLINFLRDKVQVEQLLRYIVEEAPEDAEKKRIFRFPFIACEIFTCEVDVIMKTLVEDEDLMNLLFSFLKPDHPHGTLSAGYFAKVVICLMIRKTLPLVSYVQGHPEIVSQLVDLIGITSIMEVLIRLIGADETMYSSYADSMQWLDDIQVLEMIVDKFSTSDSPEVHANAAEILCAVTRYAPPALAAKISSPSFVGRLFQHAFEDSRPKSVLVHSLSVCISLLDPKRLVSASYQAFRSQLSHGTLVTASPETVNGMLDSLGDLLKLLDVSSAENVLPTTYGSLQPPLGKHRLKIVEFISVLLSIGSAAAETRLIQLGAIKHAIDLFFEYPFNNFLHHHVENIIGSCLESKQDRLIGHVLDDCKLVTRILEAEKNSALSSDLTKHTMSSEGRSPPRIGIVGHMTRIANRLLQLVNTNIMVQSHLQQNSDWIEWHASTLTKRNALENVYQWACGRPTSLQDRGRDSDDEDFRDRDYDVAALASNLSQAFKYGIYSSEDIDEAQASLERDDEDVYFDDESAEVVISSLRLGDDQESGSLFTNSNWFAFDEDKALNDGLVSSEASPSPNSEISALKEDDEHDEVILGEIIDEIKGSEPTLPVFNKDANKESGSTGLANGTVDKFEDDIRPPTPDVKESQPEFVEWKEEEAEPGDIAEKDTAVPDIEVENEKQLDSMDDVMLCDAKLGEEKKSDELGI from the exons ATGTTTTGGCATGTGCCGGGACTCTCCGCTGCATCACCG GTTGATACTATTTTGGACAAGGAAAATTTTAAGTTGGAATGTCTtcttgatgaggatgaaataattCAGGAGTGCAAAGCACTGAATACCCGCTTAATCAATTT TTTGCGGGACAAGGTTCAAGTGGAACAATTACTCCGCTACATTGTAGAGGAGGCTCCTGAAGAtgcagaaaagaaaaggatatTTAG ATTTCCGTTTATAGCTTGTGAAATATTTACATGTGAAGTGGATGTCatcatgaagacattagtggaggATGAAGAT CTTATGAATTTACTTTTCTCCTTCCTGAAACCTGACCACCCCCATGGGACATTGTCGGCTGGTTACTTTGCCAAG GTAGTGATTTGCTTGATGATCAGGAAGACACTCCCACTAGTTAGTTATGTGCAG GGCCATCCTGAAATAGTTAGCCAACTTGTCGATCTTATTGGGATTACTTCTATCATGGAG GTTTTGATTCGCTTAATCGGTGCAGATGAAACTATGTATTCAAGCTATGCAGATTCTATGCAATGGTTAGATGACATACAAGTCCTTGAGATGATTGTTGACAAGTTCAGCACATCA GATTCTCCTGAGGTTCATGCAAATGCTGCTGAAATCCTTTGTGCAGTAACTAGATATGCCCCTCCAGCACTTGCTGCAAAGATTTCCAGTCCAAG CTTTGTGGGGAGATTATTTCAACATGCTTTTGAAGATTCAAGGCCAAAATCGGTGCTGGTCCACTCATTATCAGTGTGCATATCGTTGTTAGATCCTAAGAGACTTGTATCGGCTTCCTATCAGGCTTTCCGTAGTCAGTTGAGCCATGGAACACTTGTCACCGCAAGTCCAGAGACAGTAAATGGCATGCTGGATAGCCTAG GGGATTTATTGAAGCTGCTGGATGTTTCATCTGCTGAAAATGTTCTGCCAACAACATACGGTAGCTTACAACCTCCACTCGGGAAACATCGCTTGAAG ATTGttgagttcatctctgttcttCTATCAATTGGTAGTGCAGCTGCCGAAACACGACTGATTCAACTAGGAGCAATCAAGCATGCTATAGATCTATTTTTTGA GTACCCGTTTAACAACTTCTTGCACCACCATGTCGAGAATATCATCGGCTCATGTTTGGAGAGTAAGCAGGATCGACTGATTGGCCATGTCCTTGATGACTGTAAACTTGTTACAAGAATTCTGGAAGCAGAGAAGAACTCTGCTCTGTCGTCAGATTTAACTAAG CATACTATGTCTTCAGAGGGAAGATCTCCCCCAAGGATAGGAATTGTTGGTCATATGACACGGATAGCTAACAGGCTCCTTCAGCTGGTCAACACAAACATCATGGTTCAATCACATTTGCAG CAAAATTCTGATTGGATTGAGTGGCATGCCAGTACCCTGACGAAGCGTAATGCATTAGAAAATGTTTACCAGTGGGCTTGCGG TCGACCAACATCACTGCAGGATCGTGGTAGGGATAGCGATGATGAAGACTTCCGAGATAGGGACTACGATGTGGCTGCACTTGCTAGCAATTTAAGCCAAGCATTTAAATATGGTATTTACAGTAGTGAGGATATTGACGAG GCTCAAGCATCACTTGAGCGGGATGATGAG GATGTATATTTTGATGATGAATCTGCAGAGGTTGTAATCTCCTCCCTTCGCCTTGGAGACGACCAAGAAAG TGGTTCGCTCTTTACAAATTCCAATTGGTTTGCATTTGACGAGGACAAGGCACTGAATGATGGTTTGGTTAGCTCAGAAGCATCCCCATCTCCAAATTCGGAAATATCCGCACTAAAAGAGGATGATGAACATGATGAAGTCATTCTTGGCGAAATTATAGATGAAATAAAAGGTTCTGAACCAACTCTACCAGTCTTCAACAAAGATGCAAACAAAGAATCTGGTTCCACCGGCTTGGCAAATGGTACCGTTGACAAATTCGAAGATGATATCAGACCACCAACTCCGGATGTAAAAGAGAGTCAACCTGAGTTTGTTGAATGGAAGGAGGAAGAAGCTGAACCTGGTGATATTGCCGAGAAGGATACCGCAGTTCCTGATATTGAGGTTGAAAATGAGAAGCAGCTGGATTCCATGGATGATGTTATGCTTTGCGATGCAAAGTTAGGAGAGGAAAAGAAGAGTGATGAGCTTGGCATATGA
- the LOC100502423 gene encoding uncharacterized protein isoform X1 has product MERHQRRSDGCAHGGGEEEVQDSRYAYSADEQSKPPEPLAVASVWSPPQTHAEAKGLRSLRPGVCGGGGRAEEAQRLQPSGGHGERERREVDGEVDLRQQQRAVEEQQVLAHAPHQRCEHEEWHRHRRPPAAEDRAHAVGDPSVRRRQIRLRSSPRRGYC; this is encoded by the exons ATGGAAAGGCATCAGCGAAGGAGCGATGGCTGCGCCCACGGAGGAGGAGAGGAGGAGGTCCAGGACTCCAGGTACGCGTATTCCGCCGACGAGCAGTCAAAGCCGCCAGAGCCGCTTGCCGTCGCCTCCGTGTGGTCGCCGCCGCAGACGCACGCCGAGGCCAAGGGACTGCGCAGCCTGCGACCAGGCGTATGCGGCGGGGGAGGCCGCGCGGAAGAAGCGCAGCGGCTCCAGCCCAGTGGCGGCCACGGCGAGCGCGAGCGTCGCGAAGTAGATGGCGAGGTAGACCTGCGCCAGCAGCAGCGCGCGGTGGAGGAGCAGCAGGTACTGGCCCATGCGCCGCACCAGCGCTGTGAGCACGAAGAGTGGCACCGCCACCGCCGCCCACCGGCCGCCGAGGACCGAGCGCACGCCGTCGGCGATCCAAGCGTTCGCCGCCGACAGATACGCCTTCGAAGCTCTCCAA GACGAGGATACTGCTGA
- the LOC100282006 gene encoding nitrate-induced NOI protein, producing the protein MATPDNKGHGHPLPKFGEWDVKNPATSEGFTVIFQKARDDKKTTTGPGAGNARAGIPPAFRNGGGDGGYRPDFGDGNQYTPPKRKKWAFCGC; encoded by the exons ATGGCGACGCCG GACAACAAGGGGCACGGGCATCCGCTGCCCAAGTTTGGGGAGTGGGACGTGAAGAATCCGGCCACGTCCGAGGGCTTCACCGTCATATTCCAGAAGGCCCGCGACGACAAGAAGACCACCACCGGCCCTGGGGCTGGGAACGCGCGCGCAGGCATTCCGCCGGCCTTCAGgaacggcggcggcgacggcgggtaCAGGCCCGACTTCGGCGACGGCAACCAGTACACGCCGCCCAAACGG AAGAAGTGGGCCTTCTGTGGCTGCTGA